The DNA segment CATTGGAAGCGGACAAACCTATAAATGAATATGACATTATTGGTTTTTCCATATCTTTTGAAATGGATTATATAAATATTATCAAAATCCTTGAAACGATGAAGATTCCGGTTTTTTCGCAAGACAGACAAACACCATTAATAATGGTCGGTGGACCTGCAGCCACTTTTAATCCAGAACCGCTAGCACCTTTTGTGGATTTTTTTGTTGTCGGCGAAGGCGAAGAAGTAATTCATGAAATAATGGGAAAATATAAGGAATTGAAGAACAGGGAAAAACAGGAGATACTTGAAGCTTTAGCACAAATAGAGGGAGTTTACGTTCCTTCTTTTTATGATATTGAATATGATAGGGAAGGCAATGTTCAGAACATAACAACTACATCTCTTGCACCGAGGCAAATAAAAAAACGATGGGTAAGAGATATAAACAAGTATGATACCGAATCGGTTATTTTAACGCCTTATACTGAATTTAAGGATATGTTTTTAATAGAGATATCAAGAGGATGCGGCAGAAATTGTAGATTTTGTATGGCAGGATATTGTTATAGAGTCCCTCGCTATAGATCTATGGATAAAATATTGGAACGATCGGAATTTGGCCTAAAATACAAAGGAAAAATTGGGCTTGTTGGAGCGGCTGTTTCAGATTATCCCTTTATTGATGAGCTCGCCGAAAAGTTTGTAGAAAACGGTATTAAATTTTCAGTATCGTCCCTAAGGGCCGATACATTACGAGAGCCTTTGATGATGGGACTTGCCTATAGCGGACATAAAACATTAACCGTTGCACCTGAAGCCGGTTCTAATAGGTTAAGAAAAATTATAAATAAAGGGATTACAGATGAACATGTAATAAATGCTGTAAAGTTGGCATATCAATATAGCATTGAAAATGTGAAATTATATTACATCATAGGCTTACCGGGAGAAACTGAGGATGATATAGATGAAATGATAGATTTTTTAACATTTTTAAAGGATTACATGAAAGCATTGGGAAATAAGCGCGGTAACCTTACTATAAGTATAAACCCTTTTATCCCAAAACCCTTTACTCCTTTTCAGTGGCTAGGAATGGAGTCCGTGGGAGTATTAAATGAAAGGATTAAATTAATACAAAACCGTTTAAAACCCAAGGGAATCAAAGTAATTTTTGAAAGTCCCCGCCTTTCTGAAATTCAATCTGCTCTTTCCCGAGGAAATCGACAAACAGGTCTGCTGCTTTATGATATATATAAAAGCGGTGCTAGAACTTCAGCCTTTAATAAAGCAGAAATTGACGGCAAAGGGATAAAATATTATGCACATAGACAATTA comes from the Tepidanaerobacter acetatoxydans Re1 genome and includes:
- a CDS encoding B12-binding domain-containing radical SAM protein, which gives rise to MTGKYQDKVIIKNIISSETAFTPVKTIGSVPVNVSLVYPNTYSIGMSNLGFHSIFFQINSREDALCHRAFLSLKNSYPCEINTLEADKPINEYDIIGFSISFEMDYINIIKILETMKIPVFSQDRQTPLIMVGGPAATFNPEPLAPFVDFFVVGEGEEVIHEIMGKYKELKNREKQEILEALAQIEGVYVPSFYDIEYDREGNVQNITTTSLAPRQIKKRWVRDINKYDTESVILTPYTEFKDMFLIEISRGCGRNCRFCMAGYCYRVPRYRSMDKILERSEFGLKYKGKIGLVGAAVSDYPFIDELAEKFVENGIKFSVSSLRADTLREPLMMGLAYSGHKTLTVAPEAGSNRLRKIINKGITDEHVINAVKLAYQYSIENVKLYYIIGLPGETEDDIDEMIDFLTFLKDYMKALGNKRGNLTISINPFIPKPFTPFQWLGMESVGVLNERIKLIQNRLKPKGIKVIFESPRLSEIQSALSRGNRQTGLLLYDIYKSGARTSAFNKAEIDGKGIKYYAHRQLRKNDVLPWDHINLGLKKEYFISEYNRAIKGEATARCTDEKCKVCKICQHK